One genomic window of Leptospira paudalimensis includes the following:
- a CDS encoding inositol monophosphatase family protein has product MNLSNQQLLDIASKIAKKVGKTLAKKANGNVRTKSSEKHDIKLMEDEESETLIVNYLRKKSEIPILGEENHQETDFLNGKVWIVDPIDGTVNFSRGIPIASVSIALWENGQPLLGIVYDFNHDVLYSGIIGVGAFRNGKKMMVSQNQKKSDSILFTGKPILSQLDDSVIKQWFGYFEEFRKVRMIGSASLSLCFVASGNGDVYAEDHIQLWDFAAGITLVQAAGGAITFEKSNKNKFSYIVKATNGQIQF; this is encoded by the coding sequence TTGAATCTATCAAATCAACAATTATTGGACATTGCTTCCAAGATTGCAAAGAAGGTTGGTAAAACATTAGCCAAAAAAGCAAACGGAAATGTTAGGACGAAATCTTCTGAAAAACATGACATCAAATTGATGGAAGATGAAGAGTCAGAAACTCTCATCGTAAATTACCTTCGGAAAAAATCTGAAATCCCAATTTTGGGGGAAGAAAACCACCAAGAAACGGATTTTCTGAATGGCAAAGTTTGGATAGTTGATCCAATCGATGGGACAGTGAATTTTTCAAGAGGAATTCCAATCGCTTCTGTTTCGATTGCTTTATGGGAGAATGGACAACCCCTGCTTGGGATTGTTTATGATTTTAATCATGATGTTTTATATTCAGGTATCATCGGTGTTGGTGCTTTCCGGAATGGAAAAAAAATGATGGTGAGTCAGAATCAAAAAAAATCAGATTCTATTTTATTCACTGGTAAACCCATTTTGTCTCAATTGGATGATTCGGTTATCAAACAATGGTTTGGTTATTTTGAAGAATTTCGTAAAGTAAGAATGATTGGTTCTGCTTCACTTTCCTTGTGTTTTGTTGCTTCTGGAAACGGGGACGTGTATGCAGAAGACCATATTCAACTTTGGGATTTTGCTGCGGGTATTACTCTCGTCCAAGCGGCAGGTGGTGCGATTACATTTGAAAAATCGAACAAAAACAAATTTTCATACATTGTAAAAGCCACAAACGGACAAATTCAATTCTAA
- a CDS encoding 3-deoxy-manno-octulosonate cytidylyltransferase yields the protein MKIVAVLPARMASSRFPNKPLAKIVGLEMIEHVRRRTLLSKSVHEVVVATCDEIIKDTVEAYGGKAVMTSDVHRGCIDRVAEASQIVDGDLILVIQGDEPLILPKMIDDLVNPMLQDESIYCTNLVTKITDEEEFLSPNAPKVVVDKNWDLLYASREPIPSVKKSPNSDFLKLKQLGLIGFRKSFLDVFAKLPATPYELIESVDINRAIEHGYKVRMVLTEGQMIGVDVPGDVSRVEKVFESDKILKEYLK from the coding sequence ATGAAAATAGTTGCTGTATTACCAGCCAGGATGGCATCTTCTCGGTTTCCGAATAAACCTTTAGCAAAAATAGTTGGTTTAGAAATGATTGAACATGTCAGAAGGCGTACTTTGTTATCAAAGTCCGTTCATGAAGTTGTAGTTGCTACTTGTGACGAGATCATTAAAGACACTGTGGAAGCTTATGGTGGAAAGGCGGTTATGACATCTGATGTACATAGAGGTTGTATTGATCGTGTTGCAGAAGCATCACAAATTGTGGATGGGGATTTGATTTTGGTCATCCAAGGAGATGAACCATTGATACTGCCAAAAATGATCGATGATTTAGTCAATCCGATGTTACAGGATGAAAGTATTTATTGTACGAATTTGGTTACGAAGATAACTGATGAGGAAGAGTTTCTAAGTCCAAATGCTCCGAAGGTTGTGGTTGATAAAAACTGGGATTTACTATATGCATCTAGAGAACCAATCCCATCGGTAAAAAAATCTCCAAACTCTGATTTTTTAAAATTAAAACAATTGGGTTTAATTGGTTTTCGAAAATCCTTTTTGGATGTGTTTGCAAAATTACCAGCAACTCCTTATGAACTCATTGAATCGGTTGATATCAATAGAGCCATCGAACATGGTTATAAAGTTCGGATGGTTTTAACAGAAGGACAGATGATAGGTGTGGATGTTCCGGGTGATGTTTCCCGTGTAGAGAAAGTATTTGAATCTGATAAAATACTTAAGGAGTATTTAAAGTAA
- a CDS encoding DegT/DnrJ/EryC1/StrS aminotransferase family protein yields the protein MDFKVKWSGKSIDYTEEEINAVVNVMRTADPQTQGKYLNEFESAFSKYIGGQPCFGVTNATHALELIADLTGVKKGDEVIIPSHTYCASAIPFGRTGAKLVWADVDTDTFLVSLDSIKSLVNERTKVIVVVHLYGMIIPNIEEIVNFAKSKNILVVEDCAQSLGAKLNSKVCGTFGDYGAYSFHGQKNITTLGEGGIITLKDESQAKKIPGIRHNGHAPFLNKIEYWIPAMSNVDLDIEGIWPHNFSLTEAQAALGTVLLGRLDALTNNRRERAKKFREAFVNFPELKFQKITNENSHSHHLLVAKFQGKESGKSRDAFLSLLSKKYKVQAIVQYYPLNRYDLFKKMGFGEANCPNADSFFDNMVSFPFHITMSDSDFDYMIDSIQKALIELRG from the coding sequence ATGGATTTCAAAGTTAAATGGTCTGGTAAATCAATTGATTATACGGAAGAGGAAATTAATGCAGTTGTGAATGTGATGAGAACGGCAGATCCTCAAACACAAGGTAAGTATTTGAATGAATTTGAAAGTGCATTCTCAAAATACATTGGCGGACAACCATGTTTTGGTGTGACAAATGCTACACATGCATTAGAACTAATTGCTGATTTAACGGGTGTAAAAAAGGGAGATGAAGTAATCATTCCTTCCCACACTTATTGTGCTTCTGCAATTCCTTTTGGAAGGACTGGGGCAAAATTAGTTTGGGCTGATGTCGATACAGATACTTTTTTAGTTTCCTTAGATAGTATTAAATCTTTGGTAAATGAAAGAACAAAAGTGATCGTAGTGGTTCACCTTTATGGAATGATCATTCCTAATATCGAAGAAATAGTCAATTTTGCGAAATCAAAGAATATTCTCGTTGTGGAAGATTGTGCGCAGTCTTTAGGAGCAAAGTTGAATTCTAAAGTGTGTGGTACCTTTGGTGATTATGGTGCTTATAGTTTCCATGGTCAAAAGAATATTACGACACTCGGGGAAGGTGGAATCATCACTTTAAAAGATGAATCACAGGCCAAAAAAATTCCTGGAATACGCCATAATGGTCATGCACCTTTTTTAAATAAAATTGAATATTGGATTCCCGCTATGTCAAATGTTGATTTGGACATTGAAGGGATTTGGCCTCATAATTTTAGTTTAACGGAAGCACAAGCGGCACTCGGAACGGTTTTACTTGGCCGACTCGATGCACTTACGAACAATCGAAGAGAAAGAGCAAAAAAATTCAGAGAAGCGTTTGTCAATTTTCCTGAATTAAAATTTCAAAAGATAACAAATGAAAATTCCCATAGCCATCACTTACTTGTAGCGAAGTTCCAAGGAAAAGAATCGGGAAAGTCAAGAGATGCATTTTTGTCTTTACTAAGTAAAAAATATAAAGTACAGGCGATCGTACAATATTATCCACTCAACCGATACGATTTGTTTAAAAAGATGGGTTTTGGAGAAGCAAACTGTCCGAATGCCGATTCTTTCTTTGATAATATGGTTTCCTTTCCTTTCCATATCACAATGTCTGATTCGGATTTTGATTATATGATTGATTCGATTCAAAAAGCATTAATCGAATTAAGAGGATAA
- a CDS encoding putative sugar O-methyltransferase, producing the protein MYKLNLNSENIERLNHFKNSDFFLSTNSKSKSSYWKEHSKLLKSEVTKDKMVVSGDSGFYIPPEKQPILGIFSKITKILKSPTKLLQRVKNRYFTLPKLFQYKTAFDLVLNHAVVTDPDLSPYRINHLLWKKDKDLFLSSDAVKSDFENWSKRKISEHIYLHYYYFNILKSYLKGKKVKTVLEIGAGNGNLTSILFKNFPGISLILVDLPEMIPVSFSYLSSVFPDSKIVLPNEISKTGPKDYDILLLTTDQIKLIQDSSIDLVINCHSFQEMPNAQITNYFKLIERVIKKGGHFFTANRIEKIPVSDIAFTTEQNDLPNRFHLYPWNKKAKVLVNEVSRFSRLVQLDGIGIRLEITKP; encoded by the coding sequence ATGTATAAGCTAAATTTAAATTCAGAAAATATCGAAAGGTTAAATCATTTTAAAAACAGTGATTTCTTTTTATCAACGAATTCTAAGTCCAAAAGTTCATATTGGAAGGAACATTCCAAATTACTGAAGTCAGAAGTAACAAAAGACAAAATGGTAGTTTCGGGTGATTCTGGTTTTTACATTCCTCCTGAAAAACAACCGATCCTAGGAATTTTTTCTAAAATCACAAAGATTCTAAAGTCTCCAACAAAATTGTTACAAAGAGTGAAGAATCGTTATTTTACATTACCTAAATTATTTCAGTACAAAACTGCATTTGATTTGGTTTTAAACCATGCTGTGGTCACTGATCCTGATCTCTCACCATACCGAATTAATCATTTATTATGGAAAAAGGACAAAGATCTATTTTTAAGTTCGGATGCTGTCAAATCTGATTTTGAAAATTGGTCAAAACGTAAAATTTCAGAACACATCTATTTACATTATTATTATTTTAATATCCTTAAGTCGTATTTAAAAGGTAAAAAAGTAAAAACGGTTTTGGAGATTGGAGCGGGGAATGGGAATCTAACATCGATTCTATTTAAAAACTTTCCTGGCATTTCCTTAATCCTGGTTGATTTACCGGAAATGATTCCAGTTTCCTTTAGTTATTTATCTTCTGTTTTTCCCGATTCGAAAATCGTTCTTCCAAATGAAATATCTAAAACTGGTCCGAAAGATTATGACATTCTATTGTTAACAACAGATCAAATCAAATTGATCCAAGATAGTTCAATTGATTTGGTGATCAATTGTCATTCTTTCCAAGAAATGCCAAATGCACAAATAACGAATTATTTCAAATTGATTGAACGAGTGATTAAAAAAGGGGGACATTTTTTCACTGCAAATCGTATTGAAAAAATTCCAGTCAGTGACATCGCTTTTACAACAGAACAAAATGATCTACCCAATCGATTCCATCTTTACCCTTGGAACAAAAAAGCAAAAGTACTAGTCAATGAGGTTTCGAGGTTTTCCCGACTTGTGCAATTAGATGGAATTGGAATTCGATTGGAAATCACCAAACCTTAA
- a CDS encoding iron-containing alcohol dehydrogenase family protein, with protein sequence MSNFRIFKQVPRLLFGENSINRLAELVPAKKDPKDYYVFIIDDVHKDSNIVSRLNLTNADFVEYFPASKKEPATYQVDEIKERILKEKGNQKPVSIIGIGGGSSMDVAKAISVVLCNEGSSSLYQGWDLVPNPGIHKIGIPTVAGSGAEASRTAVLMGKDRKFGINSDFSMFDAIILDSTLIKNVPTNQRFHSGMDCYIHCVESLQGTMINELARGYASKALDLCELVFLADGDDDMLMTASYLGGVSIVNSEVGVCHALSYGLSLELGYRHGYANCIAFDVLEEYYGPYVEKFRQMLKKHNIVLPKGVTKSLDSAALNRMVEMTLRMERPLTNALGENWKQILTPDKILQLYARM encoded by the coding sequence ATGTCAAATTTTAGAATATTTAAACAAGTTCCACGTTTGTTATTTGGTGAAAATAGCATTAATCGTTTAGCAGAATTAGTTCCTGCTAAAAAAGATCCAAAGGATTATTACGTCTTTATTATCGATGATGTACATAAAGATTCAAATATTGTATCGCGATTGAATCTTACAAATGCAGATTTCGTTGAATATTTTCCAGCAAGTAAAAAAGAACCAGCTACTTACCAAGTAGATGAAATCAAAGAACGAATCCTGAAAGAAAAGGGGAATCAAAAACCAGTCTCTATCATTGGAATTGGTGGTGGTAGTTCAATGGATGTTGCTAAAGCAATTTCTGTTGTATTATGCAACGAAGGTTCTTCTAGTTTGTACCAAGGTTGGGATTTAGTACCGAATCCTGGAATCCATAAAATCGGGATTCCAACAGTTGCAGGTTCCGGTGCGGAAGCAAGTCGAACTGCCGTACTCATGGGGAAAGATCGTAAGTTTGGGATTAACAGTGATTTTAGTATGTTTGATGCGATTATTTTGGATAGTACTCTTATCAAAAATGTGCCAACTAACCAAAGATTCCATTCTGGGATGGATTGTTATATCCATTGTGTAGAAAGTTTACAAGGAACGATGATCAATGAACTAGCAAGAGGCTATGCGAGTAAAGCTTTGGATTTATGCGAACTAGTGTTTCTTGCTGATGGTGATGACGATATGTTGATGACCGCTTCCTATTTGGGTGGGGTATCGATCGTCAATTCTGAAGTAGGAGTGTGCCACGCTCTTTCGTACGGTTTGAGTTTAGAGCTTGGGTATCGACATGGATATGCCAATTGTATTGCCTTTGATGTTTTAGAAGAATACTACGGACCTTACGTAGAAAAATTCAGACAGATGTTAAAAAAACATAATATTGTATTGCCAAAAGGAGTTACAAAATCATTGGATTCGGCTGCTTTAAATCGTATGGTAGAGATGACCTTGAGAATGGAACGACCCCTTACGAATGCGTTAGGTGAAAACTGGAAACAGATTTTGACTCCAGATAAAATTTTACAACTCTACGCTAGAATGTAA
- a CDS encoding Gfo/Idh/MocA family protein, producing the protein MKQYRVGIAGYGVVGRRRHQFINQNSLLNVVSVCDVTMAEGKLEREDVKVYTDYQKMIKEEKLDILFVCLTNDVAAHATILGLKNGCHVFCEKPPGRNLQEVSEVIKTENLNPHLKLKYGFNHRYHDSVREALKIVKSGEYGKIINIRGVYGKSTIVSVENGWRANREIAGGGILLDQGIHMVDLIRLFAGEIDEIKSYVSNSYWNLEVEDNAFALMKSNSGVIIQFQSTATEWRHRFNLQINLEKGTLVLSGILSGSKSYGQETLTIFPQDIQSGGNPKTETVNYLEDNSWRDEINEFAKCVNENIPVQTGSSSDAHETLKLVYRIYFEDVEWRNKYNIKVE; encoded by the coding sequence ATGAAGCAATACAGAGTTGGTATTGCCGGTTACGGTGTTGTTGGAAGGCGGAGGCATCAATTCATCAACCAAAACTCTCTCTTAAATGTAGTTTCCGTTTGTGATGTTACCATGGCAGAAGGAAAGTTAGAGAGGGAAGATGTAAAGGTTTATACAGATTATCAAAAAATGATAAAAGAAGAGAAATTAGACATTCTCTTTGTTTGCCTAACAAATGACGTTGCTGCTCACGCAACCATACTTGGACTAAAAAACGGATGCCATGTATTTTGTGAAAAACCTCCAGGTAGAAATTTACAAGAAGTGAGTGAAGTTATAAAAACTGAAAACTTAAACCCTCATTTAAAATTAAAATATGGATTTAATCACCGTTACCATGATTCCGTCCGAGAAGCTTTAAAAATTGTAAAGTCTGGTGAATATGGAAAAATCATCAATATCAGAGGGGTATATGGAAAATCGACAATCGTTAGTGTAGAGAATGGTTGGCGAGCTAATCGTGAAATTGCAGGTGGTGGAATTTTACTCGACCAAGGGATCCATATGGTGGATCTAATCCGTTTATTTGCGGGCGAAATAGACGAAATTAAAAGTTATGTTTCCAATAGTTATTGGAATTTGGAAGTAGAAGACAATGCTTTTGCACTCATGAAATCAAACTCAGGAGTGATCATTCAATTCCAATCAACGGCAACGGAATGGAGGCATCGATTTAATTTACAAATCAATCTAGAAAAAGGTACACTTGTTTTATCAGGAATCCTTTCTGGTTCGAAATCGTATGGTCAAGAAACACTCACCATATTCCCACAAGATATCCAATCAGGTGGGAATCCAAAAACAGAAACTGTAAATTATTTAGAAGATAACTCATGGCGCGATGAAATCAATGAGTTTGCAAAATGTGTAAATGAAAATATACCAGTTCAAACAGGATCCAGTTCAGATGCGCATGAAACTTTAAAATTAGTGTATCGAATTTATTTTGAAGATGTCGAATGGCGAAATAAATATAACATCAAAGTTGAGTAA
- the pgl gene encoding 6-phosphogluconolactonase — protein MFPIESIAFDSEIDFIQEICGIISKLAKESIEHSGVFRIVLTGGNTIKRIYESLVLEDIDWNRCEFFFGDERYVDKASEELNYNLSYHCFFSKISYDYKKVFKCNTDLDLENSALDYEKQISKTPIFDLVLFGLGDDGHIASLFPGKQSDMEMVGNSVAIVKNAPKTPSNRITLTLERLNETKHQLIFTQVKGKEKIVNSIVDQTVGYPIADLRPKESLQLFYLR, from the coding sequence TTGTTTCCCATTGAATCTATTGCATTTGATTCAGAAATTGATTTCATTCAAGAGATTTGTGGCATAATTTCGAAGTTAGCAAAGGAAAGTATTGAACATTCAGGAGTATTTCGAATTGTTCTCACAGGCGGAAATACAATCAAAAGAATTTATGAGTCACTCGTCCTTGAGGACATCGATTGGAATCGTTGCGAATTTTTTTTTGGAGATGAACGTTACGTAGACAAGGCGAGTGAAGAACTGAATTATAATCTTTCATATCATTGTTTTTTTTCCAAAATTTCTTATGACTACAAAAAAGTGTTTAAATGTAATACAGATTTAGATTTAGAAAATTCAGCACTGGATTATGAAAAACAAATTTCGAAGACACCAATATTTGATCTGGTTCTTTTTGGACTAGGGGATGATGGGCACATTGCCAGTTTATTTCCTGGAAAACAATCTGATATGGAAATGGTTGGGAATTCGGTTGCCATTGTAAAAAATGCGCCCAAAACACCATCGAATCGAATTACACTCACCTTAGAAAGGTTAAATGAGACAAAACACCAACTGATCTTCACTCAAGTGAAAGGAAAAGAGAAAATTGTGAATTCAATTGTGGACCAAACAGTGGGTTATCCAATTGCGGACTTACGTCCCAAAGAATCGTTGCAATTATTTTATTTAAGATAA
- a CDS encoding LIC12162 family transferase, protein MNYHLITTALEATWPNEGTNVLFLGEWCKFHSKKELWSQYNSITLPYHWDEKDKLYKDYQYLKAVYEKSLDALTTHLNLIHGEDQTGIYWRNIVGPWLGYFLQMVWDRYESLRLAFANYPITSVTMLTIDEESLIPNDMNDFYRFFGSDLWNQSLYQNIISTSHPDKTIKKDESFVFPKKNQSTKTGSLKELVKYFFYTIFGFNAKSDSYFLISDYLGIKNSFLLQLKLGQFPKRFMEEEIPEFKTNQELRRNWDIDLGESRFEQIVSKLIPNQIPKSYLEGYKSLKEHPSVKRWPLYPKIIFTSNSHIGYDLFKIWMSGKQQNGSQLVLSQHGGHYGIGKFSFHEDHEVSTANRYLTWGWKDPKHKNVTPSVCVKYGNQKKMNWDRDGDLLLVQNSMHRYSYWMYSSSQSSQVLDYLKDQFSFYRTLNPDIQDRSNVKLYPQDYGWEHERRWKEEFPSIQILDRQKQMKQILKTTRLFISTYNATTFLESMSLDIPTLIFWNPNHWEIRDEAKPYFDSLKEVGIFFENPEDCAKEVNQIWNGVDTWWYDKKRQSSVTKFLNQYAKKSKHFITELSRSIEVNSFVSH, encoded by the coding sequence TTGAACTATCATTTAATTACAACTGCTTTAGAAGCCACTTGGCCTAATGAAGGAACCAATGTTCTTTTTTTAGGGGAGTGGTGTAAATTCCATTCCAAAAAGGAGCTTTGGTCTCAGTACAATTCGATCACTTTACCCTATCACTGGGATGAAAAGGATAAACTCTATAAAGACTACCAGTACTTAAAAGCTGTTTATGAGAAGTCATTAGATGCACTAACAACTCACCTGAATTTGATCCATGGAGAGGACCAAACAGGTATTTATTGGAGGAATATTGTAGGCCCTTGGCTTGGGTATTTCCTTCAGATGGTTTGGGATCGGTATGAGTCTCTTCGATTGGCATTTGCAAATTACCCAATCACATCGGTCACAATGTTAACCATCGATGAGGAGAGTTTGATTCCCAATGATATGAATGATTTTTACCGGTTTTTTGGTTCTGATCTTTGGAACCAATCTTTATACCAAAACATCATCAGTACTTCCCATCCTGACAAAACCATAAAGAAGGATGAATCATTTGTTTTTCCAAAGAAAAACCAAAGTACAAAAACAGGTTCTCTAAAAGAACTGGTGAAATACTTTTTTTATACAATATTTGGGTTCAATGCAAAGTCCGATTCGTATTTTTTGATTTCCGATTATCTCGGTATCAAAAATTCCTTCCTCCTTCAATTAAAACTGGGCCAATTTCCAAAACGTTTTATGGAGGAAGAGATTCCTGAGTTTAAAACCAATCAGGAACTCCGAAGGAATTGGGATATTGATTTAGGAGAATCTCGTTTCGAACAAATTGTTTCGAAACTCATCCCGAATCAAATTCCAAAATCGTATTTGGAAGGATACAAGAGTTTAAAAGAACACCCATCTGTAAAACGTTGGCCACTCTATCCAAAAATAATCTTCACTAGCAATAGCCATATTGGTTATGATCTGTTTAAGATTTGGATGTCTGGTAAACAACAAAACGGATCTCAGTTGGTGCTGTCACAACATGGTGGGCATTATGGGATTGGTAAGTTTTCCTTCCATGAAGACCATGAAGTATCAACAGCGAATCGATACTTAACTTGGGGTTGGAAGGATCCCAAGCATAAGAATGTAACACCTTCTGTTTGTGTGAAATATGGAAACCAAAAGAAAATGAATTGGGACCGAGATGGTGACTTATTACTGGTCCAAAATTCAATGCACAGGTATTCCTATTGGATGTACAGCTCTTCACAATCATCACAGGTTTTAGATTACCTAAAGGATCAATTTTCATTTTACAGAACATTAAACCCAGACATCCAAGATAGAAGTAATGTAAAGTTGTATCCTCAAGATTATGGATGGGAACATGAGCGTAGGTGGAAAGAAGAATTTCCTTCCATTCAAATTTTAGACCGTCAAAAACAAATGAAACAGATTTTAAAAACTACGAGATTGTTTATCTCGACGTACAACGCTACAACGTTTTTAGAATCGATGAGTTTAGACATACCTACATTGATTTTTTGGAATCCTAATCACTGGGAAATCAGAGATGAAGCAAAACCATATTTTGATTCACTTAAAGAAGTTGGGATTTTTTTTGAGAACCCAGAGGACTGTGCGAAAGAAGTAAATCAAATTTGGAATGGTGTAGATACTTGGTGGTATGACAAAAAAAGGCAATCGAGTGTCACAAAGTTTTTAAACCAGTACGCAAAAAAATCGAAACACTTTATCACAGAACTTAGCAGATCAATTGAGGTGAATTCTTTTGTTTCCCATTGA
- a CDS encoding HpcH/HpaI aldolase family protein, with protein MTSIKEKLKTGKPTIGTWMQIPNSNVAEILASNGYDWVTLDLEHGAFSLNLLPDIIRAIEIGGSVPFIRVAQNHPKDIKQALDAGAKGIIVPMVETVEQTRDFVKWSSYPPMGIRGVGFSNANLFGKHFETYSKTINTELVRVIQIENIRALDQIESIFTVEGIDAAMIGPYDLSGSMNLTGQFTHPEFLAVIQKFQKAAEKAKLPLGIHIINPDEGQLKSEIKNGKTFIAYSTDAVMLNHKSNLNWENLIK; from the coding sequence ATGACTTCCATCAAAGAGAAATTAAAAACTGGCAAACCTACGATTGGAACTTGGATGCAAATACCCAATTCCAATGTAGCTGAAATTTTAGCATCGAATGGATATGATTGGGTCACCCTAGATCTAGAACATGGTGCATTTAGTTTAAATCTTCTACCAGATATCATTAGAGCCATTGAAATCGGAGGATCTGTTCCATTCATTCGTGTGGCCCAAAACCATCCGAAAGATATCAAACAAGCATTAGATGCTGGAGCTAAAGGCATCATTGTTCCCATGGTTGAAACAGTTGAACAAACACGAGATTTTGTGAAATGGAGTAGTTATCCTCCGATGGGCATAAGAGGAGTTGGTTTTTCGAATGCAAATTTATTTGGAAAACATTTTGAAACCTATTCGAAAACCATCAATACAGAGTTAGTCCGTGTCATTCAAATTGAGAATATTCGTGCTTTGGATCAAATCGAATCTATATTTACAGTAGAAGGGATTGATGCTGCTATGATTGGGCCTTATGACCTATCAGGATCGATGAATCTAACAGGACAATTTACACATCCAGAGTTTTTAGCCGTGATCCAAAAATTCCAGAAGGCAGCTGAAAAGGCAAAGTTACCACTGGGGATTCACATCATCAATCCAGATGAAGGACAATTAAAATCTGAAATCAAAAATGGCAAAACCTTCATTGCTTATTCTACTGATGCAGTGATGTTAAATCATAAATCGAATCTAAATTGGGAAAATTTAATCAAATGA
- a CDS encoding acylneuraminate cytidylyltransferase family protein — protein sequence MNLAIIPARGGSKGLPGKNIRLLNGKPLIVWSIEAAKKSKLLDRVLVSTDSEEIAKVAETNGCEVLMRSPELASDEATTISVIEDISKKIPEAKNFIVLQPTSPFRNKNLIDDCIAAYLSGDYTNLATGFWCKYKEFGSHNNLRRQDYKGFFYDDGSVYILSKAIVSQGKWFGEKIYRFENSKELNFEIDDEIDFKILEMLMKEYSEA from the coding sequence TTGAACCTAGCAATTATACCAGCAAGAGGTGGTAGTAAGGGTCTTCCTGGAAAAAACATTCGTTTGTTAAATGGAAAACCATTAATCGTTTGGTCCATTGAAGCTGCTAAAAAATCGAAACTTTTGGATCGAGTATTGGTATCTACTGACAGCGAAGAGATAGCAAAAGTCGCAGAAACAAATGGTTGTGAAGTCCTGATGCGTAGTCCAGAACTAGCATCTGATGAAGCGACAACTATTTCCGTGATTGAAGACATCTCGAAAAAAATACCGGAAGCGAAAAATTTTATCGTCTTACAACCAACATCTCCCTTTCGGAATAAAAACCTAATCGATGATTGTATTGCCGCTTATTTATCTGGTGATTATACAAATTTAGCGACTGGTTTTTGGTGTAAGTATAAAGAATTTGGTTCACATAACAATTTGAGACGGCAAGATTATAAAGGATTTTTCTACGATGATGGCAGTGTTTACATTTTGTCTAAAGCAATCGTATCGCAAGGAAAATGGTTTGGAGAAAAAATTTATCGTTTTGAGAATTCAAAAGAACTAAATTTTGAGATAGATGATGAAATAGATTTTAAAATCTTAGAAATGTTAATGAAAGAGTATAGCGAGGCATAA
- a CDS encoding SIS domain-containing protein, with protein MPNIDSAKKFSKEFLAEIQKSINELDIDSIARVAVLLYEAKEKGKNIFFFGNGGSHGIASHLACDFGKGTKINGKSGQKFYRVYGLDNPAWLTAQANDGKEPFTEGNYPGEYHHGYDGVFVGQMENFIGEGDIAFGISSSGNSQNVINGLLFAKEKGCTTIAMVGFDGGKALKIADEVLFVPTEKGKYGVVEGVHEVIHHLLYEYAILLEKSV; from the coding sequence ATGCCTAACATTGATAGCGCAAAGAAATTTTCAAAAGAGTTTTTAGCAGAAATTCAGAAATCAATAAATGAATTGGATATTGATTCAATTGCTAGGGTCGCAGTACTGTTATACGAAGCAAAAGAAAAAGGGAAAAACATATTTTTCTTTGGTAATGGTGGCAGTCATGGGATTGCATCACATCTGGCTTGTGATTTTGGGAAAGGCACAAAAATCAATGGGAAGTCTGGCCAAAAGTTTTACCGGGTGTATGGTTTAGACAATCCCGCTTGGTTGACGGCACAAGCAAACGATGGGAAGGAACCGTTTACAGAAGGGAATTACCCTGGAGAATACCATCACGGTTATGATGGAGTGTTTGTCGGACAAATGGAAAATTTTATTGGTGAGGGTGACATTGCGTTCGGAATTTCTAGTAGTGGGAATAGCCAGAATGTCATCAATGGATTACTTTTTGCAAAAGAAAAGGGTTGTACAACCATTGCTATGGTTGGGTTTGATGGCGGTAAAGCATTGAAAATTGCCGATGAAGTATTGTTTGTTCCTACGGAAAAAGGTAAATATGGAGTTGTCGAGGGCGTTCATGAAGTGATCCACCATTTGTTGTATGAATATGCGATCCTATTGGAAAAATCTGTATGA